From Argopecten irradians isolate NY chromosome 3, Ai_NY, whole genome shotgun sequence:
AATAATATTCAAGTTCTCTCTTAACATTTTTGAAAACTagtgatcattttgatatttgactATATATTGACTTTAGCTTAATGCATTTTACAAATTACGTTagtatttatcattttgaaatcCCAATATGACACCATATTAATGAGTGTTAAAGCCATTCCTATTTTGGTGGCCTCCAAAAACTAGAAAGGTTTAAATGAAGTTGAGGATTTTCTTTTGTAGAAGGAGCAAATAGGCGAGTATAATATTTGTAGGGATGTTATTCTGTGTATTATTCGGTATTAAAACAGCGAAGTTTAGAGCAAGAGGAATGGTGTAATAAAATGGTATTCGCCTTCTTTCATCAGGATTGATCAGCATGTAGGCCAAGCTCATGTGACCACtgttaaaaaaacaaccaatatttaactttttgatatttttttacaatactTGTGAGAGCGATATAGTGTTGTGATTCAGTCGGTTAATTGGTGTCTGTTTTATTTTTGCTCATTATTTCATActacaaaaaaagaaaagatttaAAATAGATGTTATGAATTGGCACACGTGTATTTTAAACATACGGGTGCGGTTTATCATAACCATTGTATAGATATCGAGTGTAAATTATTACAAGGTTATCATGAGTTGGTTATCCTAGCGTGGAATATTGATTACCATTTAACTGTAGATGACAAAAGAACGGTCATTCACAAATGTTCAATAGCACAAATTTATAGCCCTCATTTTGATTATTATACACTGGACACTATTGTGTTTCACAGTTCTAGAAGTGTTGTCAAACTATGTTTGGTTTTGTATAATCCAGCTCAACAGCACAGTGGTTACCCGTGGTAAAGTATCAATGGGTTATGATGTCAATACACAATCAATACGACAACAGAAGGTAGCTTATTACTATAAGTGACACGAGAGACCTCTCTACTACTTGTATTACTGCTAACGTAACATGTATACGctgatatgaaaaataacaaatacttAAATGTACTAAAGTTTCGATTCTTCAAGATatgatttgtgttttttaaAAAGCCCAATGTTTTAAAGGCAGTGTGTGATGGCATTATAAGTAACTGTCAATAGAACTAACGCATTGTTCATGAGCACAGCAAAGTAGTGTAGTGTTTTGTAAGAGAAAAATATGATtgagaaattttgattttaaaatgtttaatacgGAAGATAAAGAAAGGAATGATAGAAAATGGCGAAGATAAAATACCTGTTCATGAAGAGTCGGCGGTTTGGCATGGCTCAGCTTGCTGTGGCGTTTCTGAAGGTGGTGAATCATGAGTAGTGGGTGTAGTGGGGGTCGAAGAATGAGCAGAGATGGGTAAAAATCCAAAGCCGTAGTATTTCTTGCCATACCAGTCATTCTTTTTTAGATTACCATTCACACTGGGGCTTCCTCGGTTACCATACGGGTTATATCGTGAGCGGAATGGTGCTCTGGTGTGGTCAGGGGGAAAGTTCCAGGGTGGAATGGAGGGAGCTCCATGGAAGGATTGATGCCTTGGCCTTGGAAAGTTTGGCGTCGGTAAGAGACAACGCGGGGGACCTCTTGGACTATCTATATAGTGTGAGTAAAATTGGCCTGGCTTTGAATCAAACCTATTTGGTTTGTCATCGTCTAAAGTCTGATTATGATGATCCTGAAATATGGGATCtagcgacgttacaaacagGTCGTCATGTACTGTGTCTCTGTTTCGAGGAGACGGAGGATTCCTATCACCATCGTTTAAAGAGCGTGAAATAAAGTCTTTTGACTCAATGTCTGACAGAAGTGCTGAAGAATTACGAATTTTGTCTAATAATTCACGCTCAATTCTCAGACGTGTGACTCTTTCAAGTTCcctaataatgttaatagttcgAGGAAGATCCGATGATCGGATATGGCCTACATCCGTCAGCTTGTCATCCTCATCGTCCTCCTGTATCGACCTCCTCCTGCTGTGATATGGAGGAGACCGTCTCCGGTAATCACGATCTCGTTCACTCCTccgtctctctctctctctgtctacCCTTCTGCTGTCATGGTCACGCCCCCCTCTCCTGTCGTCATAGTTACGATATTTTTCGGAGAATTTTGTATAGTCAATACCATTGGTTGATAGTTCCACCTTTAAATTCGTACCAAACACGTGTTTTCCATTCATTTCCTCCGAGGCAGTAAGCGCATGCTCTGGTTCATAAAAGTCAATAAAAGCATAACCTCTTGAACCAGGATTACGAGCCACCCAAACTTTCTTAATTTTTCCGAATTTTTCGAAGGTTCTGTGAAGTCGGTCGTTCCCAACATCGTCCACAAGGCCACCTACATATACTTTGGTTTTCGACATTTCCAAAGCTGCCTGGCGATGGCTGAAGGTCGAAACAAGAACGGTATGCATGAAACATAGGTGTAACATATTTGTACTAGTGAGATAGTATGCGGGATGTAAACTGTCTAGATTAAGCATACTGAATTTTGTTTGTGAAGAATGAAATTGTGATATGCTATATTACAATtactgtttatttttcaaaagaatt
This genomic window contains:
- the LOC138320113 gene encoding serine/arginine-rich splicing factor 7-like → MSKTKVYVGGLVDDVGNDRLHRTFEKFGKIKKVWVARNPGSRGYAFIDFYEPEHALTASEEMNGKHVFGTNLKVELSTNGIDYTKFSEKYRNYDDRRGGRDHDSRRVDRERERRRSERDRDYRRRSPPYHSRRRSIQEDDEDDKLTDVGHIRSSDLPRTINIIRELERVTRLRIERELLDKIRNSSALLSDIESKDFISRSLNDGDRNPPSPRNRDTVHDDLFVTSLDPIFQDHHNQTLDDDKPNRFDSKPGQFYSHYIDSPRGPPRCLLPTPNFPRPRHQSFHGAPSIPPWNFPPDHTRAPFRSRYNPYGNRGSPSVNGNLKKNDWYGKKYYGFGFLPISAHSSTPTTPTTHDSPPSETPQQAEPCQTADSS